Proteins encoded within one genomic window of Macrotis lagotis isolate mMagLag1 chromosome 3, bilby.v1.9.chrom.fasta, whole genome shotgun sequence:
- the LOC141519428 gene encoding olfactory receptor 14I1-like, with the protein MSYRNPENMRNCTIIMEFFLMDFSRIRELQILHAVFFLLIYIVALTGNLLTFTAIVTDPHLHSPMYFFLSNLSLLDLGYISVTLPKFIVNSLTGNQSISLLGCAAQVFFIIFFSGTEFALLVAMSYDRFVAICHPLHYEVTMTPLRCLWVAIGSWVSGFICSAVHTGNMFRLPFSGSNMINQFFCDIPHVLRVLSSEVRDTEYVLLAIISTLDLFCFCFLIISYAYIFSTVFKMPSEEGRHKALSTCSPQLIILVLFLLAGIVTVLGPLSDTSPVQNLLISMTYTILPPFMNPIIYSLRNMKIKAALCRIIKIALFPPKMEMIMLRKLES; encoded by the coding sequence ATGAGTTACAGGAACCCAGAAAACATGAGAAATTGTACCATTATCATGGAATTCTTCCTTATGGATTTTTCAAGAATTCGAGAACTTCAGATTTTACATGCAGTTTTTTTCTTGCTGATATATATTGTAGCCCTGACGGGCAATCTCCTCACTTTCACTGCCATTGTCACTGACCCACACCTTCATTCTCCAATGTATTTTTTCCTGAGCAACTTATCCCTATTGGATCTTGGCTATATCTCTGTCACTCTTCCCAAATTCATTGTCAATTCCCTGACAGGTAATCAATCTATTTCTCTTCTAGGCTGTGCTGCTCAGGTtttcttcattatcttcttttctgGAACAGAATTTGCTTTGCTCGTGGCTATGTCCTATGACCGCTTTGTGGCCATCTGCCATCCCTTGCATTATGAGGTCACCATGACACCACTCCGCTGTCTTTGGGTGGCAATTGGTTCATGGGTCAGTGGGTTTATCTGTTCTGCTGTACATACAGGAAACATGTTTCGTTTGCCTTTCTCAGGGTCTAATATGATAAATCAGTTTTTTTGTGATATCCCTCACGTCCTGAGGGTCTTATCTTCTGAGGTTCGTGATACTGAGTATGTTCTCCTTGCCATCATTTCAACTTTAGATttattctgtttctgttttttaattatatcttATGCTTATATATTCTCCACTGTATTTAAAATGCCCTCTGAGGAAGGACGCCACAAAGCATTGTCTACCTGTTCACCACAATTGATTATTCTCGTCCTGTTCCTTCTTGCTGGCATTGTCACAGTCTTAGGTCCTTTATCAGACACTTCACCAGTCCAGAATCTTCTGATTTCAATGACCTACACGATATTGCCTCCATTCATGAATCCCATTATTTATAGTCTGCGAAACATGAAAATTAAGGCTGCATTATGTAGGATAATAAAAATTGCCCTGTTCCCCCCCAAAATGGAAATGATCATGCTGAGAAAATTAGAAAGTTAG
- the LOC141519430 gene encoding olfactory receptor 14I1-like yields the protein MDNFTIIREFLLMEFSSNRDLQVLHAAFFLLIYIASLMGNLLTITAIVTDPHLHSPMYFFLSNLSLLDLGCISVTVPKFIVNSLTGNKSISVLGCAVQIFFIIFFAATEFALLVAMSYDRYVAICYPLHYGVTMTPLHCLWAAIGSWVSGFIYSALHTGTMFRLPFSGSNVIHQFFCDIPYILKISSSEVRESEYIVLTTSSTLLLFCFGLLIISYTYIFSTVFKMPTEEGRHKALTTCSPQLIILILFLLGIIVTAFCPIVDASPVQNLLISMTYTILPPFMNPIIYSLSNMKIKVALSRIFKSTFFPKKGMSIIEKLKK from the coding sequence ATGGACAATTTTACCATCATCAGGGAATTCTTGCTTATGGAGTTTTCCAGTAATAGAGACCTGCAAGTCTTACATGCTGCTTTTTTCTTGCTGATATATATTGCATCCCTGATGGGAAATCTCCTCACTATCACTGCCATTGTCACTGACCCCCACCTTCATTctccaatgtatttttttctgagcAACTTATCTCTGTTGGATCTTGGCTGCATCTCTGTCACTGTTCCCAAATTCATTGTGAATTCCCTGACAGGCAATAAGTCCATTTCTGTTCTTGGCTGTGCTGTTCAGATtttcttcattatcttctttGCTGCAACAGAATTTGCTTTACTTGTGGCTATGTCCTATGACCGCTATGTGGCCATCTGCTACCCTTTGCACTATGGGGTCACCATGACACCACTTCACTGTCTTTGGGCGGCAATTGGTTCATGGGTCAGTGGGTTTATCTATTCGGCTCTCCATACAGGGACCATGTTCCGCTTGCCTTTCTCAGGATCCAATGTGATCCATCAGTTTTTTTGTGATATCCCTTATATCTTAAAGATATCATCCTCTGAGGTTCGTGAGAGTGAGTATATAGTCCTTACCACCAGCTCAACTTTACTGTTATTCTGCTTTGGGCTTTTGATTATATCCTATACTTATATATTTTCAACTGTATTTAAAATGCCCACTGAGGAAGGACGTCACAAAGCTTTGACTACTTGTTCACCACAACTGATTAtcctgattttatttcttttaggaatCATAGTCACAGCCTTCTGTCCTATAGTGGATGCTTCTCCAGTCCAGAATCTTCTTATTTCAATGACCTATACAATATTGCCTCCATTTATGAACCCTATTATTTATAGTCTGAGTAACATGAAAATTAAGGTTGCACTGAGTAGGATATTCAAATCTACCTTTTTTCCCAAGAAAGGAATGTCCATcattgaaaaacttaaaaagtga
- the LOC141519429 gene encoding olfactory receptor 14I1-like has product MEFFLMDFSKIRELQVLHAIFFLVIYISSLMGNLLTFTAIVTDPHLHSPMYFLLSNLSPLDLGCISVTVPKFIINSLTGNQSIYLLGCAAQVFFFIFFSGTEFAFLVAMSYDRFVAICHPLHYEVTMTPLRCLWVAIGSWVSGLICSAVHTGNMFRLPFSGSNMINQFFCDIPHVLKVLSSEVHDTEYVLLATISTLDLFCFCFLIISYAYMFSTVFKMPSEEGRHKALSTCSPQLIILVLFLLDAIVTLLGPLSDTSPVHNLLISMTYTTLPPFMNPIIYNLRNMKIKAALGRIIKIAFPPKIEVIMLRR; this is encoded by the coding sequence ATGGAATTCTTCCTTATGGATTTTTCCAAAATTCGAGAGCTTCAGGTTTTACatgccatttttttcttggtCATCTATATTTCATCCCTGATGGGCAATCTCCTCACTTTCACTGCCATTGTCACTGACCCACACCTTCATTCTCCAATGTACTTTCTTCTGAGTAACTTATCCCCATTGGATCTTGGTTGCATCTCAGTCACTGTTCCCAAATTCATTATCAATTCCCTGACAGGTAATCAATCTATTTATCTTCTAGGCTGTGCTGctcaggtttttttctttatcttcttttctggAACAGAATTTGCTTTCCTCGTGGCTATGTCCTATGACCGTTTTGTGGCCATCTGCCATCCCTTGCATTATGAGGTCACCATGACACCACTCCGCTGTCTTTGGGTGGCAATTGGTTCATGGGTGAGTGGACTTATCTGTTCTGCTGTACATACAGGGAACATGTTTCGTTTGCCTTTCTCAGGATCTAATATGATAAATCAGTTTTTTTGTGATATCCCTCATGTCCTGAAGGTCTTGTCTTCTGAGGTTCATGATACCGAATATGTTCTCCTTGCCACGATTTCAActttagatttattttgtttttgttttttaattatatccTATGCTTATATGTTCTCCACTGTATTTAAAATGCCCTCTGAGGAAGGACGCCACAAAGCCTTGTCTACCTGTTCACCACAATTGATTATTCTTGTCCTGTTCCTTCTTGATGCTATAGTTACTCTCTTGGGTCCTTTATCAGACACTTCACCAGTCCACAATCTTCTCATTTCAATGACCTATACAACATTGCCTCCATTCATGAACCCTATTATTTATAATCTaagaaacatgaaaattaagGCTGCACTAGGAAGGATAATCAAAATTGctttcccccccaaaattgaAGTGATCATGttgagaagatga